Proteins found in one Magnolia sinica isolate HGM2019 chromosome 5, MsV1, whole genome shotgun sequence genomic segment:
- the LOC131245876 gene encoding U-box domain-containing protein 3, whose product MHGNRTIDLDIKTSGFGFHQHSLLLSSTNTTGNRGLMDTKTIEGLVNSISRFIHLVACKTMKTTPLQKNYRDMVSLLRNLKPVLDEVVGSSIPSDELLLKEFEELDMAVNEAREFMENWCPKMSKICSVLESEPLVMKVQSSSMEICHILNGLLQSSHFTSHLAYVQHCMQELQCAEQERTPELIEEALRDQRDNLMPSADLLIKIVESLSLTSNQELLAESMALEKKRLKAELKKNKGDVEYIDQVIDLVVHMRDCMVKLEQFKAINGIPIPSYFRCPLSLELMMDPVIVASGQTYERAFIQRWLDQGLKICPKTRQTLTHINLIPNYTVKALIANWCEDNNIKSFNSLESTNISNNISSRSLSNCAPEDNAHVDSFRGSLHSNSTSHSSLEVGNGSERQMTKSGVEDSNLVDKKVCYITCHQIPSDNASSKCNMSLEQSYSHSRSESTSSVVSSIEHAPAAVFTEVSKLSTRCDEISEVLGEVISECPASSPSNKDLGFSPWLSGNQFCSSLPRARTENGNGTHHRTRSSPFLDSDDLTTSSHVEKLVEDLRSRSSEVHTAAAAELRRLTKHNMENRIIIARCGAIAPLVALLNSMIKTTQENAVTALLNLSINDDNKTFIAEAGAIEPLIQVLKSGNAEAKENSAATLFSLSVLEEYKIKIGRSGAVKALVNLLGNGTLRGKKDAATALFNLSIFHENKARIVQAGAVKYLVELMDPDTGMADKAVALLANLATIPEGRAAITREGGIPLLVEIVESGSQRGKENAASALLQLCINSHKFCSLVLQEGAVPPLVALSQSGTPRAKEKAQQILSHFRNQREGSMGKVKS is encoded by the exons ATGCATGGTAATCGGACTATTGATTTGGATATTAAAACCTCGGGTTTTGGGTTTCATCAGCATTCATTGCTTCTTTCATCCACAAATACCACCGGCAACAGAg GTCTGATGGACACAAAGACTATAGAAGGCCTAGTTAACAGCATTTCTCGATTTATTCACTTAGTTGCCTGCAAGACCATGAAAACCACGCCACTTCAAAAAAACTACCGAGATATGGTTTCTCTATTGAGGAATTTGAAGCCTGTTCTTGATGAAGTCGTTGGTTCTAGCATACCTTCAGATGAACTACTGCTGAAAGAATTTGAGGAATTGGATATGGCCGTTAACGAGGCTAGAGAATTCATGGAGAATTGGTGTCCAAAGATGAGCAAGATATGCAGT GTTCTAGAGAGTGAGCCGTTGGTGATGAAGGTCCAAAGCTCTTCCATGGAGATCTGTCATATATTGAATGGATTGCTACAGTCATCTCATTTTACTTCGCATTTAGCTTATGTTCAG CACTGTATGCAGGAACTTCAATGTGCAGAGCAGGAGAGAACGCCCGAGCTCATAGAAGAAGCTCTAAGAGATCAAAGAGACAATCTCATGCCTAGTGCTGACCTTCTAATAAAGATTGTGGAGTCACTCAGCCTGACATCAAATCAAGAGTTGCTAGCAGAAAGCATGGCACTGGAAAAGAAAAGATTGAAGGCTGAGCTGAAGAAGAATAAAGGAGATGTCGAATACATAGATCAGGTTATCGATCTTGTCGTGCATATGCGTGATTGCATGGTTAAACTCGAACAGTTCAAGGCGATAAATGGGATACCCATTCCTTCATATTTCCGGTGCCCCTTGTCACTGGAACTGATGATGGATCCTGTGATCGTGGCCTCAGGACAGACATACGAGAGGGCTTTCATCCAAAGGTGGCTTGATCAAGGGCTGAAAATCTGTCCCAAGACCCGTCAAACTCTCACTCACATCAATCTAATTCCGAACTACACCGTGAAGGCGTTGATCGCAAATTGGTGCGAAGACAACAACATAAAGTCTTTCAATTCTCTTGAGTCGACCAATATTTCAAACAATATTTCATCCCGTTCCTTATCTAACTGTGCTCCTGAGGACAATGCCCATGTAGACAGTTTCCGCGGTTCTTTGCATAGCAATTCCACCTCACATTCCTCCCTTGAAGTTGGAAATGGGTCTGAGAGGCAAATGACAAAAAGTGGTGTGGAAGACTCCAACTTGGTAGATAAAAAGGTTTGCTACATCACCTGTCATCAAATACCATCTGATAATGCGTCTTCAAAATGTAATATGTCCCTTGAACAGTCATATAGTCATAGCCGAAGCGAATCCACTTCAAGTGTTGTTTCTAGCATTGAACATGCCCCTGCAGCTGTTTTTACTGAAGTTTCAAAGCTATCGACTAGATGCGATGAAATAAGTGAGGTGTTGGGAGAAGTGATATCAGAGTGTCCAGCTTCATCTCCTTCGAATAAAGATTTGGGTTTTTCTCCATGGCTATCAGGTAATCAATTTTGCAGCTCACTTCCAAGAGCACGGACTGAAAATGGGAACGGGACACACCACAGAACTCGCTCTTCTCCATTCTTAGACAGTGACGATTTAACGACTTCTTCACATGTCGAGAAACTGGTTGAGGATCTAAGAAGTCGATCAAGTGAAGTGCACACTGCGGCAGCAGCTGAGCTCCGTCGGCTCACAAAGCACAACATGGAAAACCGCATCATTATTGCAAGGTGTGGGGCCATCGCACCGCTGGTTGCATTGTTGAACTCGATGATAAAGACAACCCAAGAGAATGCTGTTACAGCCCTTCTAAACCTATCGATCAATGATGACAACAAGACCTTTATTGCGGAAGCTGGAGCAATTGAGCCACTCATCCAAGTTTTGAAGTCAGGAAATGCAGAGGCTAAAGAGAACTCTGCTGCCACATTGTTCAGCCTATCTGTATTGGAAGAGTACAAGATAAAGATTGGTCGATCTGGTGCAGTTAAGGCCTTGGTCAACCTTCTAGGGAATGGCACCCTTAGAGGAAAGAAAGACGCCGCTACAGCGTTATTCAATCTATCAATCTTTCACGAGAATAAGGCACGCATTGTCCAAGCTGGAGCTGTCAAGTACCTGGTCGAGCTGATGGACCCTGACACAGGGATGGCTGATAAGGCCGTCGCCCTTTTGGCGAATCTGGCAACAATTCCGGAAGGACGTGCAGCTATTACTCGAGAAGGTGGAATTCCATTACTAGTTGAGATTGTCGAGTCGGGTTCTCAAAGGGGGAAGGAAAATGCCGCCTCTGCCTTGTTGCAGCTCTGTATTAATAGCCACAAGTTTTGTAGTCTGGTGCTGCAAGAAGGAGCTGTACCGCCTTTGGTTGCATTGTCTCAGTCGGGTACACCAAGAGCAAAAGAAAAG GCGCAACAGATTCTGAGTCATTTTCGGAACCAGCGAGAGGGGAGTATGGGGAAGGTGAAATCATGA